Part of the Faecalibacterium duncaniae genome, TTCGTGCTGTAAACAGCACCTGCGTTTCGCTGACCGCCGCGCCAACGGCTCCTCCCTTCATCCGCCACTGGCGGTGGTCGTTGCCGTTGCCCAAAACGTGGGCAGAGCACAAAAGCACCCTACCCACGAAGCAGCATTGTTTTTTGGGCCGTCCGGCCCGGCGGGGATCACTCAGCCATGGTCTTTTCCTTGGCGGCGACAGCGTCCAGGATCATCTTGACGCAGGTCTCGCGGCCCAGGGCGGCGTTGATGGCCAGATCATAGTTGTGGGCATCGCCCCAGCGGTTCTGGGTGTAGTAGTTGTAGTAGGCAGCACGGTTGCGGTCGGTCTTTTCGATCTCTTCCTTGATGCCCTTCTCGTCGTGTGCTTTGACCAGCGGGTCGGTCTTGGCCAGCTCACGCCGCCATTCCACCGGTGCGTAGATGAACACGCGCAGCACATCCTTGCGATCCCGCAGCACATAGTCACCGCAGCGGCCCAGAATGACGCAGGGGCCTTCCTCGGCCAGCTGCTTGATGATGCGGCTCTGCAGGATGAACACCTGATCACCCAGCGGGAGCTCGTTGCCCATGGTATACAGGCTGTACAGCAGGCTGTGGGTGCGGCGTTTTTCGCTGGCGGCTACGGCTTCCTCCGAGAGGCCGGAGTGCTTTGCGGCCATGGTGATCAGCTCCTTGTCGTAGAGCTTGATGCCCAGTGCGTTTGCAACATCCTCTGCGATGTAGTTGCCGCCGGTGCAGTACTCACGTCCAATGGTGATGATCGTTTTTGCCATAATGTGTTCCTCCCTATGTTGTGGTTTCTATCCCGAAAAGCGCTTTGCGCTGCCGGCTCAGAGGCCGGACTGCACGGTGCTTGGGTCCTGTTGGGGTGCGGCAGGCTCTGCCGCGGGCTTGGGGGGCGCGGGGAGACGGACTTCCGCCACCCGCATCCGCCCGGTCTGGTCCACCGCGTACACGCTGCAGCGGCCGCCTGCGGCCAGCTGTTCGGGCGGGAAGAGCAGCCCGCCCTCGGGCGTGCGCTCCATCCGGCGGAAGGTGCGGTGGGCAGTGGTGGCGTGGGCCACGCCATCGTGGACGGCATAGGCCGCCCAGCCGGAAAAATCCTCCGGCAGCGGGTCCTGCTGGCCCCGCTGCTCAAAGAAATAGCTGCCATCCTCGGCGCGGGTCAGGTCGCATCGCACCCGGTTGGGCAGGTCGGCGGCCACTTCCCGCTGCTTGGGCCGCAGGGCAATGGCCCGGCCCGTGAAGTATCGCATAAAATCCGACAGCGCCATGGTGCAGTTCACGGCACCGTCGCTGTCGGCAGTGGGGTCGTTCAGCAGCACGAAATCCGCCAGAACGGCATCATCGTGCCCAAAGCCCCGCAGGCCCATCCAGACCCCCACGGGGTCCCGCTGGCCCCGGACGCGGCGCTCCACCCGGACTGCGATGGAGCAGTCATCGTGGATCTGGGCGCGCAGGTCGGCCAGATCCATCCAGGCCTGCCAGCAGGGATAGCCGCAGCAGCCCGCCGCCGCAGCCGCAAAGGCGGCATTGCCGGTGGAGCTGGTGGCTTTGTCCTCCATGGCGTAGGCAACTTCCTCGGGCAGGATATCCTCGCCGTAGCGGTTCATCAGGGCCGCCATCACAAGGGGCAGGTCCATCTCCCGGCCAAAGCTGGGGTCGTGGGCGCTCAGACAATATTCCGGCAGGTAGAGCCGCCGGTTCAGCGGGTGGCCGTTGTGCTTCTCCCAGGCAAGGGGGCGCACGGCAGCGGCCAGCAGCCGGACAGCAGGGGTCGCCTTGTCATCGTTGGTGGAAAGGTTCACCTGCAGCTGGATGCCGGTGCCGCCGCCCGGTGTGGCAACGGTGACGGTGTCCCCCATCAGGAACACCAGCCCGTCCTCGCTCTGGGCTTTGATGCTGCAGCGGGGATAATCCGGTGCCCACTTGCCAAAGCTGAGCCAGCCGGTCCAGGTGTTCCCGGCATAGACCCGGCAGCGCACCTCGACCATGGTGTTGTGGGGAGCGCTGGCGTTCCAGCTGACATTCAGGTTGCAGAAGGCCGGCATGGCGAACTCCGGGGTGGTATAGCTGCCGTAGGGCAGATAGCGGCCGGCGGAGGAATCCAGCACCACCGCGCCGCTTTCCAGCGCCACATTGTCCAGTGCGCCCCGGGAGAAGGTCTCGGTGCCGTGCAGCACCAGATTGTTCCGTTGTTCCATCCGCACTTCTCTCCTTTGCGCGCTGTGGACGGCGCAGTGTTATTCTTCGGGGGTGTCCTGGCCGCGCTCGGCGCGCAGCTCCTTTTCCAGCTGGGCATCGTGGAGCTTCTGGATGCTCTCCTCAATGTGGAACACCCGGTTCAGGTCGCCGTAGACGATCTGGCAGCAGATCTCGCACTGGAACCAGAAGCCGAACACCAGCATCAGCAGCAGGCCCAGCGGCATGCACAGGATCACCAGGCCCCAGAACAGGATGGTGACCAGCGCTGCGGCCAGCGCGTGGGGCAGGAACGCGATCATGCAGTTCAGGCTGTTTTTCAGCGTCAGGCGCAGGGGCTGATCCAGCAGCACGATCTGGGGCCACATGTAGGAAAACAGCATGTGGAACAGCACGAGGTTCAGCACCGTGGCCACCCACATGGGAACGCCCACGTTGGTGCCGTGGTACAGCATGTTGAAGCAGAAATAGACCAGGAAGATCTGCACCGTGACGATCACGCAGTACAGGATGCCGGGCAGGATGCTGGCCTTGAAGTTCTGCCGGAAGGCCCGGCGGTAGGTTGTCCACCAGTAACCGGCCTCGTCACGCAGGGCGCGCAGCACCGTGTCGTACATGCCGGCCAGTGCGGGGCCTGCAAGGATGCCGCCCGCGATGGCGCTGACGATCATCACGGTCAGGTTGTTCATCAGGAAGCCGATGTACACCAGGCAGATCACCGGCAGAAAGCCGATGCAGGTGAGCAGGTTTGCAAGGAACATGCTGCTCATATCGCGGCCCACCAGCTCAAAAAAGCGGCCTACGCCCGTTTTGCGGGGCGTGTCCTTTTCAACGCCCGGCCCGTCCTTGAAATCTTTAGAAGAAGGAAATAAACCCATTTGTTCCGGAATACCTCTCTTTTGTAATGGGCAGCAATGCCATTGTGCTACCTTTCTGCTTATAAATATACCCGGATTTTGTGGATTTTGCAAGCTAAAAAGCACGCATTTGTAAAAAAAGTGTGTTCTCTCCCATTTTGCCCCAAAGTATGTTACAATGATACTGGCCTTTTGGGC contains:
- a CDS encoding AAA family ATPase: MAKTIITIGREYCTGGNYIAEDVANALGIKLYDKELITMAAKHSGLSEEAVAASEKRRTHSLLYSLYTMGNELPLGDQVFILQSRIIKQLAEEGPCVILGRCGDYVLRDRKDVLRVFIYAPVEWRRELAKTDPLVKAHDEKGIKEEIEKTDRNRAAYYNYYTQNRWGDAHNYDLAINAALGRETCVKMILDAVAAKEKTMAE
- a CDS encoding DUF624 domain-containing protein; this encodes MGLFPSSKDFKDGPGVEKDTPRKTGVGRFFELVGRDMSSMFLANLLTCIGFLPVICLVYIGFLMNNLTVMIVSAIAGGILAGPALAGMYDTVLRALRDEAGYWWTTYRRAFRQNFKASILPGILYCVIVTVQIFLVYFCFNMLYHGTNVGVPMWVATVLNLVLFHMLFSYMWPQIVLLDQPLRLTLKNSLNCMIAFLPHALAAALVTILFWGLVILCMPLGLLLMLVFGFWFQCEICCQIVYGDLNRVFHIEESIQKLHDAQLEKELRAERGQDTPEE